The proteins below come from a single uncultured Carboxylicivirga sp. genomic window:
- a CDS encoding ABC transporter permease has protein sequence MNRFIAFVKKEFLHIFRDYRTMLILFIMPIAQILIFGFAITTEIKDASIAILDKSKDEVTRELTQKLLSSGYFNANAYLNDEAEIEPAFNKQRVKMVVVYEPNFSTNLEKYGKANVQLVCDASDPNQARMLSQFAEGIFTSYTSTGNVVGIQPEVRMFYNENLDGVYMSIPGIMAMILMLVSAMMTSISITREKEFGSMEVLLISPLKPLQIILGKVTPYVMMALINAVSIIALGYFVFGVPVKGSVALLLLECLLFTILALSLGILISTVAKNQMVAMFMSMFALMLPVILLSGFIFPVENMPLPLRILSNIIPPKWFIIIVKTIMLKGGGLHYIWKETLILIGFAVFFISLSVRKFKIRLQ, from the coding sequence ATGAATCGGTTTATAGCATTTGTAAAGAAAGAGTTTCTACATATATTCCGCGACTATCGTACCATGCTTATTTTATTTATCATGCCGATAGCGCAAATCCTCATATTTGGTTTCGCCATTACTACTGAAATCAAGGATGCTTCGATTGCTATTTTAGATAAATCGAAAGATGAGGTTACGCGTGAATTAACTCAAAAACTATTATCGTCGGGTTATTTTAATGCCAATGCCTATTTAAATGATGAGGCAGAAATTGAACCAGCTTTTAATAAACAGCGCGTTAAAATGGTTGTGGTTTACGAGCCTAATTTTAGTACGAACCTCGAAAAATATGGGAAAGCTAATGTGCAGTTGGTGTGCGATGCATCTGATCCAAATCAGGCTCGTATGCTGTCTCAATTTGCTGAAGGAATTTTTACCTCTTACACCAGCACTGGTAACGTTGTTGGTATTCAGCCCGAAGTTCGTATGTTTTATAACGAAAACCTTGATGGAGTATATATGTCAATTCCGGGTATTATGGCTATGATACTGATGTTGGTTTCGGCTATGATGACTAGCATTTCTATCACCCGCGAAAAGGAGTTTGGCTCAATGGAGGTGTTATTAATATCACCGCTTAAACCGTTGCAAATCATACTTGGTAAAGTAACTCCTTATGTAATGATGGCCTTGATTAATGCAGTTTCAATCATCGCTCTCGGATATTTTGTTTTTGGCGTTCCGGTTAAAGGAAGTGTTGCTTTGTTGTTGCTCGAGTGTTTGTTATTTACCATTTTGGCCTTGTCGTTAGGTATACTAATATCAACCGTAGCTAAAAATCAAATGGTGGCTATGTTTATGAGTATGTTTGCGCTAATGCTCCCGGTTATATTGCTCTCGGGTTTTATTTTTCCGGTTGAAAATATGCCACTACCACTTCGTATCTTGAGTAATATAATACCTCCCAAATGGTTTATTATCATTGTTAAAACCATTATGCTGAAAGGCGGTGGTTTGCATTATATATGGAAAGAAACACTGATTTTGATTGGTTTTGCTGTGTTTTTCATCTCATTGAGTGTTCGCAAATTCAAAATTAGATTACAATAG
- a CDS encoding ABC transporter ATP-binding protein — protein sequence MEKEKVITVENLVKKFGHFVANDHLNFHVDKGEIFGFLGANGAGKTTAMRILCGLSSPTSGKVEVAGFDVAHKPEEVKKRIGYMSQKFSLFEDLSVWENMRFFATVYGIPTKQFKERGEMLLHKLQLWNERKRLVSTLSLGWKQKLAFSVAILHQPSIVFLDEPTGGVDPITRRQFWEMIYEAANNGITVFVTTHYMDEAEYCDRVTIMVDGRIDALDTPAELKRQYNAASMNDVFLALAR from the coding sequence ATGGAAAAAGAGAAAGTGATTACAGTTGAAAATCTGGTGAAGAAATTTGGTCATTTTGTGGCTAATGATCATTTGAATTTCCATGTTGATAAAGGTGAAATATTTGGTTTTTTAGGAGCCAACGGAGCTGGTAAAACAACAGCAATGCGAATTTTATGCGGATTGTCGTCTCCAACATCGGGTAAAGTAGAAGTAGCCGGATTTGATGTGGCACATAAACCTGAAGAAGTCAAAAAGCGAATTGGTTATATGAGTCAGAAATTCTCGTTGTTCGAGGATTTAAGCGTTTGGGAAAACATGCGCTTTTTCGCTACTGTTTATGGAATTCCTACTAAGCAATTTAAAGAACGTGGAGAAATGCTTCTACATAAGCTTCAATTGTGGAATGAGCGAAAACGTTTGGTTTCAACCTTGTCGCTTGGTTGGAAACAAAAACTGGCTTTTAGTGTGGCTATTTTGCATCAGCCCTCGATAGTTTTTTTAGATGAACCAACAGGAGGTGTTGATCCTATAACACGACGTCAGTTTTGGGAAATGATTTACGAAGCTGCTAATAATGGAATAACTGTTTTTGTAACTACTCATTATATGGACGAAGCCGAATATTGCGATCGTGTAACCATTATGGTTGACGGACGCATTGATGCTTTGGATACTCCGGCCGAATTAAAACGGCAGTATAATGCAGCAAGTATGAATGATGTTTTTCTGGCTTTGGCAAGATAA
- a CDS encoding ABC transporter ATP-binding protein encodes MIEFKNIHKSFDDVHAVNDVSLCIEEGELFGFIGPDGAGKTTLFRMLNSLLIPDEGTINLFGLDPVKQYRKVRQIIGYMPGKFSLYYDLTIEENLKFFATVFGTTIQENYHLIEDIYKQIEPFKNRPAGKLSGGMKQKLALSCALIHKPRLLLLDEPTTGVDAVSRREFWEMLQKLKEKGITIVVSTPYMDEAGLCDRVALMQNGKIHAVAPPSDIVADFTSDLFAIGADNNYQALQTLRQWQYCKNVYPFGEYIHYLDKRSDVKVSHIEDYLNASELSVNKVEIIKPDIEDCFIALTQTKD; translated from the coding sequence ATGATTGAATTTAAAAACATACATAAATCATTTGACGATGTGCATGCCGTTAATGACGTGTCGTTGTGCATCGAAGAAGGTGAGTTGTTTGGCTTTATTGGTCCTGATGGCGCCGGAAAAACAACGCTGTTTCGTATGCTGAATTCGTTGCTTATTCCGGATGAGGGAACCATTAATTTGTTTGGATTGGATCCGGTAAAACAATATCGAAAAGTCCGTCAGATAATTGGTTATATGCCAGGAAAATTCTCACTGTATTACGATTTAACCATCGAAGAGAATCTGAAGTTTTTCGCCACCGTATTTGGCACTACCATCCAAGAGAATTATCATCTGATTGAAGATATATACAAGCAAATTGAGCCTTTTAAGAACAGACCAGCGGGCAAGTTGTCGGGAGGGATGAAGCAAAAACTGGCATTGTCGTGTGCTTTAATTCATAAACCACGTTTGTTATTGTTAGATGAACCAACCACAGGGGTCGATGCTGTTTCGCGCCGTGAGTTTTGGGAGATGCTTCAGAAACTGAAAGAGAAAGGAATAACCATTGTGGTTTCTACTCCTTATATGGATGAAGCCGGATTGTGCGATAGAGTAGCTTTGATGCAAAACGGAAAGATACATGCAGTTGCACCTCCTTCTGATATTGTAGCTGATTTTACCTCTGATTTGTTCGCTATTGGTGCTGACAATAACTATCAGGCTTTGCAGACTTTGCGTCAATGGCAGTATTGTAAAAACGTGTATCCTTTTGGCGAGTATATTCATTACCTGGATAAAAGATCCGATGTTAAGGTTTCGCATATCGAAGACTATTTAAATGCCAGTGAATTATCTGTCAATAAGGTTGAAATCATTAAACCCGATATTGAAGATTGTTTTATTGCTTTAACTCAAACCAAAGATTGA
- a CDS encoding HlyD family efflux transporter periplasmic adaptor subunit has translation MKIKYALIMVVVLLASACSNGDDASDAYGNFEATDKLISSEVSGRVLRLKVDEGQQLKQGDLIALIDTVQLTIKRNQLFASRKAALSKIDQVKASMGVLNAQKEVVKKDLQRVSNMYKENAATIKQLDDLQGQEQVMDKQLIGYRAQIESINAEVAVTDAQLTEIEDQLRRCSLIMPSDGTVLQKFVEQGEIAVMGKPVIKVADLNQMYLRAFVSGSQLPNIKIGQKVVVRFDKSEDSNQTMNGTISWISSLAEFTPKIVQTKEERVDLVYAIKVAIENDGRVKIGMPGEVKF, from the coding sequence ATGAAAATAAAATACGCATTAATTATGGTAGTTGTATTACTTGCAAGTGCCTGTAGTAATGGTGATGATGCTTCGGATGCTTATGGAAATTTTGAAGCTACAGATAAATTAATTAGTTCGGAGGTAAGCGGAAGGGTTCTTCGGTTAAAAGTTGATGAAGGGCAGCAATTGAAACAAGGCGATTTAATTGCCTTGATTGATACTGTTCAACTTACAATAAAACGCAATCAGTTATTTGCATCGCGAAAAGCTGCTCTTAGTAAAATTGATCAGGTAAAAGCTTCGATGGGTGTACTAAATGCTCAGAAAGAGGTGGTGAAGAAAGATCTTCAGCGAGTAAGTAATATGTACAAAGAAAACGCAGCTACTATAAAGCAATTGGATGATCTTCAAGGGCAGGAGCAGGTGATGGATAAGCAATTGATTGGTTATAGAGCACAGATTGAAAGTATCAATGCCGAGGTGGCTGTAACCGATGCTCAACTTACCGAAATAGAAGATCAGTTGAGGCGATGTTCGCTTATTATGCCTTCTGATGGAACGGTGTTACAAAAATTTGTTGAGCAAGGTGAAATTGCAGTGATGGGAAAGCCGGTTATTAAAGTTGCTGATTTAAACCAGATGTATTTGCGTGCTTTTGTTTCGGGTAGTCAACTGCCAAATATTAAAATAGGCCAAAAAGTGGTAGTTCGTTTTGATAAATCAGAAGATTCGAACCAGACCATGAATGGCACTATATCGTGGATTTCATCATTGGCTGAGTTTACGCCTAAAATTGTGCAAACCAAAGAAGAGCGTGTAGATTTGGTTTATGCCATAAAGGTTGCCATCGAAAATGATGGTAGAGTAAAAATAGGAATGCCTGGCGAAGTGAAGTTTTAA
- a CDS encoding TolC family protein, with amino-acid sequence MRILLLLILVLVGVLTKAQTVTLDECLQLTRENYPLITDFENLDKQLDLKLKSLNANYYPKLDASLKYSWQNDVPGLDSPMPGLEIPQAPKQQYKAYVDLQQTIYDGGMTKAAKHFEESKKATDKLNVEVQLYSLRTKVIDSYFLLLTLKEQQKQLNYSQEILQKRLSEMKVAVENGAILQSEADLFEVELLKVEQDKYALEEGEKAAIEILVELTGKDFTIDQEWMVPVAMNNGLRPEYTLFEAQQNQLSDYEYLKGRQRIPVIAGFGQVGYGNPGYNMLKDELATFYMVGVTLKWNIWDWKSTSNEKQIIQLQSQSVQTQEATFTKNLSLAEKEIESRIRKLDKVLEKDDAIIALRQKITEARQSQMNNGTVTAADYIKEFNAESMSRLAKEIHLIEKSKARIELQELGIKQN; translated from the coding sequence ATGAGAATTTTACTTTTATTGATTCTAGTTTTGGTAGGTGTACTTACAAAAGCCCAAACAGTTACTTTGGATGAATGTCTGCAACTTACCCGAGAGAATTATCCGCTCATAACTGATTTCGAAAATCTGGATAAACAGCTCGATCTTAAGTTGAAGTCGTTAAATGCAAATTACTACCCAAAGTTGGATGCTTCGCTGAAGTACAGTTGGCAAAATGATGTACCCGGTTTGGATTCGCCTATGCCAGGATTGGAAATTCCGCAAGCTCCTAAACAGCAGTATAAAGCCTATGTCGATTTACAGCAAACAATTTACGATGGAGGAATGACAAAAGCTGCCAAGCATTTTGAAGAGAGTAAAAAAGCAACTGACAAGTTAAATGTAGAGGTACAATTGTATTCGCTTCGAACAAAGGTGATTGATAGTTATTTTCTTTTGCTGACATTAAAAGAACAACAAAAGCAATTAAATTATTCTCAGGAGATATTGCAAAAACGCCTGAGCGAGATGAAAGTTGCTGTTGAAAATGGGGCAATTTTGCAAAGCGAAGCTGATTTATTCGAAGTTGAGTTGCTAAAGGTTGAACAAGATAAGTATGCTTTAGAGGAGGGAGAGAAGGCTGCCATTGAGATATTAGTGGAGCTAACCGGTAAGGATTTTACTATTGATCAAGAATGGATGGTTCCTGTGGCTATGAATAATGGATTGCGACCCGAGTATACTTTATTTGAGGCTCAACAAAATCAATTGAGTGATTACGAATATCTTAAAGGTCGGCAACGAATACCTGTTATTGCAGGCTTTGGACAGGTTGGTTACGGTAATCCAGGTTATAATATGTTGAAAGATGAATTAGCTACTTTTTATATGGTAGGAGTCACTTTAAAATGGAATATCTGGGATTGGAAATCAACGTCAAACGAAAAGCAAATCATTCAATTACAATCGCAGAGTGTTCAAACCCAGGAAGCCACTTTTACCAAGAATCTTTCACTGGCAGAAAAAGAGATAGAGTCGCGCATTAGAAAGTTGGATAAAGTTTTAGAAAAAGATGATGCTATTATCGCTTTGCGTCAGAAAATTACAGAAGCCCGACAGTCGCAAATGAACAATGGAACAGTAACTGCGGCCGATTATATAAAAGAATTTAATGCTGAAAGCATGTCGCGATTAGCCAAAGAAATTCATCTGATAGAGAAAAGTAAAGCACGAATAGAATTGCAAGAATTAGGAATAAAACAGAATTAA